In a genomic window of Asticcacaulis sp.:
- a CDS encoding TetR/AcrR family transcriptional regulator — protein MKTSKANVEANREKLLAAASEGFRRHGFDGVKVADVMQAAGLSHGGFYTYFDSKEDLVAQACAASLERQAGRLKTAKGDRRAELDAYVTRYLSTKNRDEPGQACLFPSLAADVARQAEPVRRVFSEGTANYLDALAVLTEAGEGRQKAITLLSTLVGAMVLARAVSDESLSDEILTTVKATISAHFG, from the coding sequence ATGAAAACATCAAAAGCAAATGTCGAGGCCAATCGGGAGAAACTGCTGGCGGCGGCCTCCGAGGGGTTTCGCAGGCATGGCTTTGACGGCGTCAAGGTAGCCGATGTCATGCAGGCCGCCGGATTGTCACATGGCGGATTCTATACCTATTTCGACTCCAAGGAAGACCTGGTGGCGCAAGCCTGTGCGGCGTCCCTTGAACGCCAGGCGGGACGCCTGAAGACGGCGAAGGGCGATCGCAGGGCGGAGCTTGACGCCTATGTCACGCGCTATCTGTCGACGAAAAACCGGGATGAGCCAGGCCAGGCGTGTCTGTTTCCGTCATTGGCCGCCGATGTGGCTCGTCAGGCTGAGCCCGTGCGGCGGGTCTTCAGCGAAGGGACGGCGAACTATCTGGACGCCCTGGCGGTTTTGACCGAAGCCGGTGAGGGGCGTCAAAAAGCGATCACCCTGTTATCGACCTTGGTCGGCGCCATGGTCCTGGCGCGCGCCGTCAGTGATGAGTCGCTTTCGGATGAGATACTGACGACCGTCAAGGCAACAATTTCTGCGCATTTCGGCTAA
- a CDS encoding pilus assembly protein: MFRRAFLFRAVGSDITGASAVEFALISPLFILMLAGIVDYGSYFSTAHGVQQMVNDAARTAIAGNTAAERLELAQGVMDSEADKYAFLSKGTAALSITEGTQVVTVTLTYKPDGGTFELFPLPPGMPDTIIRSASIVRGGY; the protein is encoded by the coding sequence TTTTATTTCGCGCCGTAGGCTCGGATATAACGGGCGCATCAGCGGTTGAGTTCGCGCTGATCAGCCCGCTGTTCATTCTGATGCTGGCCGGGATTGTGGACTATGGCAGTTATTTTTCGACTGCGCATGGCGTGCAGCAGATGGTCAATGACGCCGCGCGCACGGCCATTGCCGGCAATACGGCCGCCGAACGGCTCGAGCTGGCGCAAGGCGTCATGGACAGCGAGGCTGACAAGTACGCCTTCCTGTCAAAAGGCACGGCAGCCCTCTCCATTACGGAAGGCACGCAGGTTGTGACCGTGACCCTGACTTATAAGCCAGACGGCGGCACATTCGAGCTTTTTCCCCTGCCGCCGGGAATGCCGGACACAATAATACGCTCAGCGTCCATCGTTCGCGGCGGCTACTAA
- a CDS encoding MFS transporter, whose protein sequence is MISTILAARLKRHNIHYGWVMAGVTFLVMLTTACALGAPGVLMPPLEKEFGWSTAEISGALALRLILFGAIAPFAAALMLKFGLKKVVSLALALIVSGLGLSMLMTEMWQLVLFWGIFVGIGSGMTAIVLGATVATRWFTHRRGLVIGLLTASSATGQLAFLPLVARMSESYGWRAALMLVVGLLGVALVAVLCLLRDLPTDLGLLPYGETEAVPTPPASQLSPIAMLGEAARTRTFWILFASFLVCGASTNGLIQTHFVSLCGDYGMAAVTAASVLAMMGIFDFIGTIGSGWLSDRFDLRWLLFWYYGLRGLSLLYLPHTDFTFGGLSLFAVFYGLDWIATVPPTLKLTAEKFGREKAGVVFGWIFAGHQLGAAAIAFTAGYIRTTYETYIPAFLIAGSLCLFAAFFVLLIMRPKPVTATA, encoded by the coding sequence ATGATTTCGACCATCCTCGCCGCCCGTCTGAAGCGCCACAATATCCACTATGGCTGGGTGATGGCGGGCGTCACCTTCCTGGTCATGCTCACCACCGCCTGCGCGTTGGGCGCGCCGGGCGTGCTGATGCCGCCTCTAGAAAAGGAATTTGGCTGGAGCACGGCGGAAATTTCCGGCGCGCTCGCTTTACGGCTGATCCTCTTCGGCGCCATCGCCCCTTTCGCGGCGGCGCTGATGCTAAAATTTGGCCTGAAGAAGGTGGTGTCGCTGGCGCTTGCCCTGATCGTCAGCGGGCTTGGCCTCTCCATGCTGATGACTGAGATGTGGCAACTCGTCCTCTTCTGGGGCATTTTTGTTGGCATCGGTTCCGGCATGACCGCCATCGTTCTGGGCGCCACGGTCGCCACGCGCTGGTTCACCCACCGCCGCGGGCTGGTCATTGGTCTGCTGACTGCCAGTTCGGCCACCGGCCAACTGGCTTTCCTACCGCTGGTCGCCAGGATGTCGGAAAGCTATGGCTGGCGCGCCGCCCTGATGCTGGTGGTCGGGCTGCTCGGCGTGGCCCTGGTCGCCGTGCTGTGCCTGTTGCGCGACCTGCCGACCGATCTCGGCCTCCTGCCCTATGGCGAAACCGAAGCCGTGCCGACGCCGCCGGCCAGTCAGTTATCGCCGATTGCCATGCTGGGGGAAGCCGCCAGAACACGCACCTTCTGGATCCTATTCGCCAGTTTCCTCGTCTGCGGTGCCTCGACCAACGGCCTGATCCAGACCCATTTCGTCTCCCTGTGCGGCGATTACGGCATGGCGGCGGTCACGGCCGCCAGCGTTCTGGCCATGATGGGCATATTCGACTTCATCGGCACCATCGGTTCCGGCTGGCTGTCCGACCGCTTCGATTTGCGCTGGCTTTTGTTCTGGTATTACGGCCTGCGCGGGCTTTCGCTGCTCTATCTGCCACACACTGATTTCACCTTCGGCGGCCTGTCGCTTTTCGCCGTCTTCTACGGCCTCGACTGGATCGCCACCGTGCCGCCGACCCTGAAACTGACGGCGGAAAAGTTCGGCCGTGAAAAGGCCGGCGTTGTTTTCGGCTGGATCTTCGCTGGCCACCAGTTGGGCGCGGCCGCCATCGCCTTCACCGCCGGCTATATCCGCACGACCTATGAAACCTATATTCCGGCCTTCCTGATCGCCGGCAGCCTGTGCCTGTTCGCCGCCTTTTTCGTACTGCTGATCATGCGGCCCAAACCCGTGACCGCTACAGCCTAA
- a CDS encoding pilus assembly protein TadG-related protein, translated as MKSFHVHFLARFQRDKRGSVLIMGAGLMIITVALAAFAVDMGYVYVKSRELQGTADLAAMSAAANLATAQSAAQAVVLANAHGDTLTATTQTGFYDASVSKTPSARFKVTPVADANAAQVTLSADASLFFGRMLGQNTAHITRTATASSVRLAAFSIGTRLASVNGGVANALLSGLTGSTVNLTVMDYNNLAGAKIDLLNYVQAMHTRANLTAATFDQSLASDITVGDALTLLADEADANARTPLKILANSPIKSTKIKLSDLVDIGAYGEQDRIVGGADAAINVDSLTLAKAILSLANQDRQVQLDLGAQVPGLAGLKVWMAIGERPNHSAWLTVTRTGEPIIRTAQARLYLDASLVPGLSGVSLVHVPLFIELASAQGKLSSISCNANKTLNSVTLALSPGIGQAAIGTINPADLNNFRKTLTISPAQLVTIPLVGGVTAQSQIMVGGTTWQAATFSAADISNQTVKTVRTNDVVTSIGSSLAGQTQLTANVLGLGIGLDVVTKSLGNLIAGLGPVLDPVINALLDQLGIGLGEVDAQVNGLRCSGAALVI; from the coding sequence GTGAAATCATTTCATGTTCATTTCCTGGCTCGCTTCCAGCGCGACAAGCGCGGGTCCGTCCTGATCATGGGGGCAGGGCTGATGATTATTACAGTGGCGCTGGCAGCTTTTGCCGTCGATATGGGCTATGTCTATGTCAAAAGCCGCGAATTGCAGGGTACGGCCGACCTGGCGGCGATGTCAGCGGCGGCGAATCTGGCCACAGCTCAAAGTGCGGCCCAGGCGGTGGTGCTGGCCAATGCGCACGGAGACACCCTCACGGCGACGACGCAGACCGGCTTTTACGACGCCAGTGTCAGCAAGACACCCTCCGCGCGTTTCAAGGTTACGCCGGTGGCCGACGCCAATGCGGCGCAGGTGACCTTAAGCGCGGATGCCAGCCTGTTTTTCGGGCGGATGCTGGGCCAGAATACGGCGCACATCACCCGCACGGCGACCGCCTCTTCGGTCAGGCTGGCGGCTTTCAGCATCGGCACGCGGCTGGCCTCGGTTAATGGCGGTGTGGCCAATGCGCTCCTGAGCGGCCTGACCGGCAGCACGGTCAATCTGACTGTCATGGATTACAACAACCTGGCCGGCGCGAAGATCGACCTGCTGAATTATGTCCAGGCCATGCATACCCGCGCCAACCTGACGGCGGCCACTTTTGATCAGTCCCTGGCCAGCGACATCACGGTCGGCGACGCCCTGACCCTGCTGGCCGATGAGGCGGACGCGAATGCCAGGACGCCGCTGAAAATACTGGCCAATAGTCCGATCAAATCGACAAAGATCAAGCTGAGCGATCTGGTCGATATCGGCGCCTATGGCGAGCAGGACCGGATTGTCGGCGGGGCCGACGCCGCGATCAACGTCGACAGCCTGACCCTGGCCAAGGCTATTCTGTCACTGGCCAACCAGGACCGGCAGGTCCAGCTTGATCTGGGCGCGCAGGTGCCGGGGCTGGCGGGCCTGAAGGTCTGGATGGCGATCGGTGAGCGGCCCAATCATTCCGCCTGGCTGACCGTGACCCGCACTGGCGAACCGATTATCCGCACGGCGCAGGCAAGGCTTTATCTGGATGCCTCTCTGGTGCCCGGATTGTCGGGCGTCAGTCTGGTCCATGTACCGCTGTTTATCGAACTCGCTTCGGCCCAGGGCAAGTTGTCGAGTATTTCCTGCAATGCCAACAAGACACTGAACAGTGTCACTCTGGCCTTAAGCCCCGGCATCGGTCAGGCCGCCATCGGCACGATCAATCCGGCTGACCTGAACAACTTCAGGAAAACGCTGACCATTTCACCGGCGCAACTGGTGACGATCCCGCTGGTCGGCGGGGTTACGGCCCAATCGCAGATTATGGTCGGCGGGACGACATGGCAGGCTGCCACCTTCAGCGCCGCCGATATCAGCAACCAGACCGTGAAGACTGTACGTACCAACGACGTCGTGACCAGCATCGGCTCGTCCCTGGCGGGCCAGACTCAGTTGACGGCCAATGTGCTGGGGCTGGGCATCGGCCTGGATGTGGTGACCAAAAGCCTTGGCAATCTGATTGCTGGCCTTGGGCCGGTGCTTGATCCGGTGATCAATGCCTTGCTCGATCAACTGGGTATCGGGCTGGGTGAGGTCGATGCCCAGGTCAATGGCCTGCGCTGTTCAGGCGCCGCCTTGGTGATTTAG